The genomic region TGTTAACATTGCGTGCCGTTCTCGAGCAAATCGATCTCCAGTCGTAGTCTACACCACAAGAACGAGACACGTTTTGGAGCAGAAAACACGATCAAAAATTTCGCGCGAAATTCGATCATCGCTGTGCACGCTTTAATGCCGGGTAACACTAGGGTAGTTTTTGGTTATCGACGCATTCGTTGCCGGTTCGAAATTTTGCATATGTATATATTCGACTCACCTCATGTCGAGCGCGCTGCTTACAGAGAAATTCCTGCCGAGAACGCTGGCTACGAAATGAGTGTTGCTATTATCCGCGCACGAGTTTTTAAATGCGAAACAGGCTCTGCCGAGTAATCGCAATTTGCCGCGATAAGGCATTTTTCTTGATTAGCAATAGAGCTGCTCACGTCTTAATAGGAATATATCGTACGATGAGAGATGTATCTATCGGTGAAGAGAAAAAGGCCGCTGCCAGCTAACTAATAGAGACAGAGCATTCGTCGCGAAGGACGAACTACGACTGAACACGTTACACCACTCTAACGTTCCCCGGACCGATGGTAGAGGGCGAGCCACGTGATCTGGGCAAAAAAGTTCACATTATATACATATTCAGATTCGAAACTTTGAAAGTGACCGGTGATCGCTCCGATTGTGATTATCGTGTAACAACAAACGACCGACGACGTTACCTCGATCGACGATTAAATACATCAACGGACAGCTTTTGCCGAATACCGAGAAGATTGATAGAAATCGATCGCGTGACCGTAATTGATTGCACAAGTCATGTGCTGAACAGCGTTCGGTACCGAAGCACTTCCGGTTGCTTCAccatcaaatttttaaaatgaaaCATTGGGTATcgacacaattttatatattaaaccAAACTGCTAGTATTAAATAACATTTCTCGACggattattatttttgttcaatGAAAAATGCACATGTCAGAATGAAAGTACTTTGGTATGTGTTTGTAAATACAGTACTGAATACATGTCTCTATCTATACAGTAAAGGTATTTAAGGTACTGGCTTCTTTCTTGTAAAAGGGAATTCTTCACGTTCGTGGTATGGATTGTACGGGTCTTCTGGATAATAATGAGGCCTTTTCCAATACATTGTTACCATTTTGTCCAATAAAGTCGACTGTGTAGCATTTACAAAAACATGTTGTCTCAGTTTACGTTTTCTATTTGCTTTCTTTGCCCAGAGTTTTCTAGAACGGCCAGCACGTGTTCTAATCCATATACCCCTGTGATCGAATGAAATATGTTAACAGTAAACTTTAAGTATCACGGATCATAACTCCAGGCTTACCAATTTAATCTGTAAAATCGTTTAAGTACAGCTTTGCAACTCTTCCTTTTTCCTTTATTCTTAGAGAACTTTGTAATTGTCCTCGCAGATGTTAGATTAGATGAAACTGTTGAAGGAATAATATTTCCTACGCGTTTCTGACTGTAAATTTGATGACATCATTAATTATGTTCTTGCTTAATGTCTcataatttaaataatcatACCATAACACTGTTTCTGATTCAATTGTGCCAATATTGTGCCACTTATTAATAATGGAGGAAAATGCTCCAAAACATCTTTCTTGTGCATGTTGAGTCGAAGGATACTGTTTGAAGACCAAGGAATTTGTGACAGCACCAATATTTGCACGAGCAACAATTCCTAAAACACATGAAGCAAAATAAACATTAGTATCGATTCAATGGGACGTTTGAATACGCGCGCCCTCGGTCCAATTCCGGCATTTCTTCTGTTAACCGAAATGGCTCTCCCGCACAGCCGAACATAACCTACAAGATATAGAACATCGACCGATTAACGTGCAAGGATTTATTGAATTTGATCGAATAATGGCTTAAAATGAAGCCAACGAACTATCCTTTAGCCAGAGAAAGCTACTGGTGGTAAAGTCACAGAAAAACTGAAGAGTACGCACCTCGAACCGCGGTACTAACGATACGCAACATTCTTCTTTTCGAGCAGTCAGTCAGTGACCAGCTGTTTTGTGCCGTCGTTCCCTTTTTCCTTTGGCTGTCTGACCGGCCACCCGAAAGATGTTCCGAATTGGATTAAAATTTCCGTGCAACGGTCTAAATAGGGTATCTAAAGTAAGTATGAGAGAAGTCTTCGTGTCCGTGCGAGTTAATTGTTTCGGCAACACGCGGGTCGAAAAGAAATTACGAATGGAACGCGAGTAAAAAGCGCTCTTCGCTACGCACTGTCTGACTATTGTCGCGACGTTTCTCCTAATAATATTTAGTTTGCTGTCGTTGTTTCCTGCGATTTCTGAAAGAAAAAGTGTGTGATTCGTGCGGGGATTCGTAATTGTGTCACGTCGAACACATTTTCGCGAGTTGTCAGTGAATATTCTTGTGGACAAGACCAAGGTTGCGCGCCTCGCGTGACAAGATGGCTTAAATTCAGGAGCTTACATAATTCCAGACGATTTCATTGACACCGTTGCCCTTTCAGATAAAAAAACATGGACCCTCCAGACTCTACCTGTCAACTAGATGTTACGAGACACGAACACGAGTCAAGTGCGAGCCGGACTGGAGGTATGTGAGCAAATTTTTTGGTTGTTTGCTTactgatttttataattgtcggaGCTGTCATCACGTTTAAACGGACGAAACTATTTCTTCTTTGGTTTCTCCGCGTTTTCGATAATTTACAGTAACGGATAATTATAAATGTCTTATGTTTTATGTCATCTTTGAGTTAGATTTAGATTAGGTTATGTTTGATACAAATGTCTTGATGGgattatcatttttttttaagagtCTATCAAGTTTTCTTCGAAATTCTGTtggtttaaaattatttaaattactctagatttattgttaagaatatttttataatatctataattatttagttattatAGTACTAAAAATAAACATGTACATATATCTTTTGTTGCGTATATATGTCTGCTTTAAATATTATATCGAGTGGGATAGATGAGAACATTTGATGCGAGCATAGTTGTATGTTTTAGGTTTTTCAAGGATGTCAAACTTACGTCCAGAGTATCTGGACATAGGTATTCAACCGATTCGTCAAAGAGGTATTCAGAATTTAAACCTAGTTGCATTATACCGTGTACATTATGTAACAAAGTTGTATGCATGGTCCCATTAACCATTGACTTGTTTGCAACAGGTTTAAGTGCTggcaataaaatatatatgttaGATAAATCAAGATAAATTTGTACTTTAGAATATTTTAAGTTTCTTACAGCATTTGATTTGTAAATTGTCTTATCCCTTGCTTTGTCATTGTTTGCAAAATGACTTGGTGTTATATCTAAACATATACTTTACTGTGCAAGCGAGAAAAGCCGAGGAGGTGGAGGAATACTCGTAACTCTGACTGCAGTTGCAATAGGAGCATCGGGGATATTATATTATGCAAAAAATAATCCAGAATTCCGTGCAACTCTTGAAGGATGGGTACCAGGCACGGACAAAACGATTCAGATCATCTTTCAGGAAGAGACAACATATTTCGAGTTTATACGTTCGTTCTTTGAGTCGCTCAAACAATCGTTAGTATACATAGACTAAAATACTTCTACTTTATAGTAGCTATGCAATACTTTGCTGACAAAGTAAATTGTTTCAGTATCGTAACTGCCATATTTGGAGAAAGCTCAGAGAAACCAGGTCAGCCATTTGGAAAAACTATAGATTGCATGAATCTTGAAGATTATATACGTGAGCTCCCATCACTGATTCCCAAATCCTTCTTACCTCTAAATCTTTCATATCCTACCAATCGTAATATGTaaatgatattaatatatataaaaaactttTTGTTTTACACTGCGATTAATTCGCTCGCTAACATTTTGCAATAACATGTGTACTGTAGCGCCAAAACCTGCGTTTGTACCACTGGTTGATAAGAAGGAACCACCTAATAATGAACCTTACACTGAAATAAGATTAAGTAAAGGAGACTCGGTAGAAGTTGGTACgttcttttttatttagtaaattgtttcacgtaattaaaatttcttatatatttttataaacgaACTAATCGATTCACGTATTTTTAGTCGCCGATAAGCCTGCTCCACCTGCTAAAGATACACCCAAAGAACTTATACCAGAAAGTCTGGTGGAGCTAGAAACTCTATGCGGGCAAACTGCGTCTAAGGTGATCCAGGCTTACCAGAAAGCATCGTGTGCCATTCAAGACTACAACAAAGATGTGATCAAAGTATTGGAAACCGTCGATAGTGCTGGTAGTGCTGTGTGGAATAGGTATTTTCTTTCTGGAGTAATTTACAACCTTTTCGTGGTCTCGTAGGTATAGCAAAGTATTTCTACATTACAGATTGAAGGAAGCAACAGAGAAAAGGTCGAATGCAATTCAGGAGGCTGAAGAACATAAGACCGAGACATCGGAATCCCTCAAGAAAATGTTACATCTAATCGACGATCCTAAACTGGACGCACCGTCGCACATGAAGACAGCTGCTCGGAGAAACATCAAAAAAATCTTGTCCGACGTCGACGACGCTCAGAAAAACTACGAGTCAGAACTACAATCTGGCAGTATTACGGAGAAGTATTGGAAGGAGGTGAAAGCAGCTCGCGAAGGTCTCGCCGAGGAACTGCAGATCCTATTCGCAGATGTCAATATCAACGAGAAGAAGTTGGCTGTCGATGAAGACTCTTTCGATTTGTTCGTTCTCCATATGATGAACAAAGTAAACAACCTGCAGAAGGAACTGGCGAAACTAAGGGtaagtgtttttctttttttgtttgcgTTGTGATTACATTGGGTGATGTTCACACATGTTGATTGTTGTATTACAGACAGTTTACGAGGCCAGATTGAAGACAGCGTTAAGAGCGGGCGGCGACTCAGCGTCCCAGGCTCAACTGGACGCATTGGTGTGCTTAGAGCTAGACAAAGAGAAGCTGATCCTCGAGGAGGAGTTCGGTAAAAAGGTAGGATAATTAACCACGTTATTATCCGCCTGACACATTTGCAGTTTCTATATGGCCGCGCCGCGGTCGCGTTTATTCGTACACGCAGTCGTATATCTAAATGAAATAAAGCAAAACTTTTACATGCGACCGAGAAAGATTCAGCGTCCCACATTGTACGGCGATAATTCATACGTGCTACCGTGAAAGTTTGGATTTATGATTTTGCGCGTTCATTTCAAAATTATTGCAGTTATGATAGCATTTAGAGATCTCTTGGAAATAAAAAATCTGTTTCGAGCTTAAAGCTCTTTGTTGGGCGAGACACGCacgaaattttattttcttcagaAGAAACTGTCGCAGGTCAATTATTTTCTAATCGAAGCGTTGTAAAACATATTTTGTTAATTTcagtaattttttttttgtcggAATATGAACTATTCCAAACAGTATTTTCCATCATTTGTTCTTATATCTCAATTTTTCAGTTTTCAGCCTCGAGGAAATCGTATCATATCATATCAATTTTCGCGAGTTTTGTCTAAATATACGCATGACGTTCTACAGTCTCGCATCCGATATAATTAGAAACATCGGTCGTAAATGTACAAAATATCATCACCTGACAGCTTGCTTATGCAACTCTGTTCTCATTCATGTGGAGAGTGTCCAATATGCAGGTGCTCTACAAAATCAAAGATATCTACTGGCTGTACTGAGAAATACATGTACTCGGTGTTCTAGAAGTAGGTTCTTGGAAAGTTCAAAATATCCTAGTACCATCTAATTCTGTAATATACTTTTCATTGTCTTTTACGTTAAAAGCTTGGACAATCGTTGTACAGTCTAGTGGACattttaaatcaatttttacagaaataatcataaataaatCTCCGAGTTGCGAGCATCTCCAGTGAACACGGAGGGCAGGATATCTACAGGTTTTATTTGGTGTGCAGGGTGTGCCAAAGTTTAAAGGACGTTACGTGGGCACAGGGTTACAGATCCGCTTGTTTTATTACTACCAGATGGAGACAATTCGACGTTGCACAAAATCGAAATGGGGGGGATCAATATTCAATGTTAGCGGAAAGTTCGGTCGTTACGTTTTAGGCATTCGGTATAGAGAAGCGTTTCATGGTACAGAAAGAATTTGGCATTGGAAAGAGCGGGCCGTACACTGTCACACAGGCATTATGTATGTATACACATGGGATGTGGCATATTCCATATCCTGCAATCGTGCATGTACCTGTATATATCCGACGGTTTGGCATCTGGCGGGGGACGCAGTGgggcgcagagagagagagagagagagagagagagagagagagagagagagagagagtgagagagagagagagagagagagagaggcagaggggAGCAGAGGCGGCAGACGCAGGGTTCTGCCACCCTTCGGGCTTTTTATCTATTTCCATTTGGCCCGTTGCCAATATTTCGCTAGTGGGAGGCAATATTATCTCTTTAGACTAGCCCCCGACGGTATATTCGGCGTGTACGCCACTAGTCACACCAAGACATCCCGGCGAAACCACTATGACGCGCTGTCGTCATAGTTGTCTGACTATCTGCATATACCGAAGTCCGTTTCGTTCGTTCAGTTTCACAGGGTGTAACGGCATTATAATTGTTTCTTGGTATTTTAGGAGAAGACCCTAAACTTTTACCGCAaggattaattaatttattattgaattatattgaattatatatttagaattaattaattattcttcACATTCAATTTCTTAAaattttttcttcttgttgcGTGGGTACGCAACTATCGACGAGTTGTAAGAAAGGCAGAAATATATTAGTTTTAAACAGAATTTCTGAATAATTCTTTGGTAAAAATTGCAAGCTGTTGTACGCTACAGaattctaaaataaataataccaaACAATTCGTTTTTTATGAAAAGCCGTAACGTCAAAAATATTTCTGCATTCTGTGGGCGTTCGAGTTTAATTTCATCCGAAGGCTTGTCTTCCGAATCGTTTCTTCAGCTTACTTTCGCAAACACTGGAGTGTTTTTTACTGTTGTACTTTGTTGTTGAACTGTTTGCGGCGTGGGCGGACAACGAGCGGTGCTAATCGTAAACCTTACGACCCACTATCTTTGTTGTTTTTATGACAGGGACGCTTGTAACAGAAGTTGTTGCCAATTTGATTCGAAAACCCGTCGTTGTACAAGGTTATCCTAATCGATTCGCGCAGATGGGACTTTTCCGCAGATttatcgcatcgatttcaagAAGCAGGGGCtacacagagcatcgcgaataGCGTAATAGAATTCCGCCGTGGGATCCATAAAAATTCCATTTTGAAAATCTTAAGATTCCGATCAGCGCCGTTTGAGAACCGTAAAAGAGAACATTTAACGATTAGACGACACGGCAAATCGCGATGAATAATCTTAGCGATTCCTGATCATTCGAAGTTTCTCGGATCTTCGACGATCTTTGCCTCTGATTTTACGATCCTCTTTTACGACTTTCGCGTCGGACGATCGCATAAAAGTCTCGAATCGTTGGGAAAACCGTCCGAGTAATTCGCGAGTCGATCGGATCGCGATTTCCGATGAAAATTTGACCGATCGTTTTACCGATTACGGACGCCGGCTCGGGAATTTCGTTTcccgtcgacgcgacgcgactgtTAAACAAGTAGCCCCGCGGTCTCGCCCGTGTTTCCCTCCAAttatcatttcaaatttattcgtTTAATCGCGCCGGCATTGAATCGCGGCCTCGGTTTAACGTTAGGACCGAGTGTAATGGCGGATTAAACATTGGTACGTCTCTTATTGGAACGGGACCGGTTCCATGATCCCGCGGTTCTTAATTATTCAGCGACCGTTGTGCGATTCGATCCGACGTGAAATGACTCGGGACACGTGATGTTTCTTCGGCAAACAGTGCCACCGATCACCGATCTTTCCTCCATCGTTTTCAATTCGTGATCGGACACCGCCGTTGTTCTTCGACCGGATAATGAAAATTTCACTCGTCGTTGATTGTCGATGTGCCACCAACGGTCTCGGAATTAATTCTGGACAGGTTATATACTGTAGACTCCGGATGAAAAGTAGGATACAGATTCTAGAATCTTCTTCGTATCAGCGGCTGCTTCATCGATAAGCCTAATTCGCCTTTCTTTTGACAAAAAAGGAAAAACGAATGCTCGACGTTCGTGCCGGATTCTCGGTGTTCCGCGGTATTCTTCTAGCAGTTTCATGCAACGGACTGAACAAACGCGGGTAATAATTCCCGCTGGCGATAAAGCAGCGTCCGATAATAGGATAATGTCGTTGCCATTCGTCGCCGTCCCAGAGTGAGATGTTTGCCGGTATTTCGGCCTCGTCCCAGAAGATTCGAGGGAATTCTTAGTATCGGGATCGGGATCGGGACCAAGAGAAGTGTGATGCGAGTCGTATATCCGGTTTTACGGCGGCAACCGCCGACTTTAGGAAACATATTGCCCGAAGAATCGTTGTCGTCCGCCGCggccgggtcgggtcgggccgggcccaGGCCGGGCCGCTGCGAAAATGTGGCCGGCGTGTTTCACGTTTTACGTTTCACTGCCGTTCGTAAATCGAGGAATTCCCACGTTCGAGGCAGATGGGATCGGACGTTCTCgatcttttgctctctctctctctctctctctctctctctctctgtcttacGCTCTCTCTGGAACGGCGAGCGGCAGCGTCACCAGAAATCGATTCCGGTACAGGCCACTGCCTCTTGGCAAAGATGGCCTCGAACCTTATGGTGGCAGCGGGGAATAACTCAGGAGAACGACTGGAATTAGCCCCCACGGGGTCGCGATAAAAACCGTGTACCAGCACGCGGTGGTCCAATTCGAGTTTGGCCCATTCGATTGCTCGATCTATCCGTTGCCTCGGGAAATTTCAATGGTCGCGTTGTTGGCTATTGTGTTTCGCGAATCTTTAAGGGTTTAAGGCATTGACGGATTCCTGAACCAGTTTCCTTTAGCTGGAAAATAAGAATGACTAGAGAAACATCGTTCGATTTGGACAGATTTTGCCATGCCCCAGCAAACTCGAATCGACGTTGTTCCATGACCAAGAAAAATACGATACAGCCCACGTGTCTCAGCAAAATCAATCAGAGTTGCTCCAACTTGCAAAAGAAAGAAATACCATTTAGAAAAAAAACTACCTAATGCCATTCACAAAGTTTCGGTATCGTATCGCTGTATAGAAGTATACGATACGCGAAGAGCAACAATTTTCTTGCTTGAACTTCTTTATCTCTGCAACTTTTGAGTTTCAATTGGCAATTTTCCCGATAACCGGGACTGCTAAATCCGTTTCCCAAGTGGGAATTAGCGGGGCCTCTCGATAATCGTTGCTCGCTGGAACAAAGAAGGGGATCTCGTAATTCGATCTCGAGATTCTTGCCTAAGAATAAATTGTAGCTGCGGGCTTTGTTTCGCCCGCTGTTGTACCTGGGAAGCTATTGTCGGACGTAAGAACGAATCGTTCCGACAGGGGATGCGCGGCCCGAGCTTTCCCGTGGCCCGTGTCCGTGACAAACTTTCATGGAAATCGTGATTCGACCGACTCGctaatagcttgaaatccttccCTGCCTCGCccgtcactctctctctcttcctctcctcgTCGGCTCGTAGTTAGTCCGCGATTCCAGGAAAATTGCTATTCGATACCGCGCGCCGTTGATTCGTCCCGATGGAGATTGGTAGCCTGAAATCCGCCGGAAGCAGTGAAACAGTTTTGTGACACGGTTGTTGCGCTCTGTTACCGTTGCCGCCCCGCGAATTGTTTAACAAAAAGCACGACCCTTCCAGTTCTCCGATTAAATACGCGAG from Megalopta genalis isolate 19385.01 chromosome 3, iyMegGena1_principal, whole genome shotgun sequence harbors:
- the Mitofilin gene encoding inner membrane mitochondrial protein mitofilin isoform X2, which gives rise to MFRIGLKFPCNGLNRVSKIKKHGPSRLYLSTRCYETRTRVKCEPDWRFFKDVKLTSRVSGHRYSTDSSKSEKSRGGGGILVTLTAVAIGASGILYYAKNNPEFRATLEGWVPGTDKTIQIIFQEETTYFEFIRSFFESLKQSIVTAIFGESSEKPAPKPAFVPLVDKKEPPNNEPYTEIRLSKGDSVEVVADKPAPPAKDTPKELIPESLVELETLCGQTASKVIQAYQKASCAIQDYNKDVIKVLETVDSAGSAVWNRLKEATEKRSNAIQEAEEHKTETSESLKKMLHLIDDPKLDAPSHMKTAARRNIKKILSDVDDAQKNYESELQSGSITEKYWKEVKAAREGLAEELQILFADVNINEKKLAVDEDSFDLFVLHMMNKVNNLQKELAKLRTVYEARLKTALRAGGDSASQAQLDALVCLELDKEKLILEEEFGKKLLEEQKKFNDEMRRQLKLQEQVHTDHLQESLSVKEEEAERILNRLLNEQSEADGLKYKSQLASIVGRLRGLEAALKARIEEERGASNAQILWSACQALARAVKATPAGTCADKAIRPLEPEIKAVTKAAPKEDPLVLAAIRGIPEEAAKRGVFPEDILRARFLKVEEVARRLAMVPAEGASLPIYILSYLQNFFMIKNIRNIPKWEMEDNPIDVSGLTTFDILRRARFWLDRGDFKMALRYMNLLKGAPRSVARDWMNETRILLETQQAVDTLLAYAGAIGLVFLGAGDAK
- the mRpL35 gene encoding mitochondrial ribosomal protein L35: MLRIVSTAVRGIVARANIGAVTNSLVFKQYPSTQHAQERCFGAFSSIINKWHNIGTIESETVLCQKRVGNIIPSTVSSNLTSARTITKFSKNKGKRKSCKAVLKRFYRLNWGIWIRTRAGRSRKLWAKKANRKRKLRQHVFVNATQSTLLDKMVTMYWKRPHYYPEDPYNPYHEREEFPFTRKKPVP
- the Mitofilin gene encoding inner membrane mitochondrial protein mitofilin isoform X3, which produces MFRIGLKFPCNGLNRVSKIKKHGPSRLYLSTRCYETRTRVKCEPDWRFFKDVKLTSRVSGHRYSTDSSKSEKSRGGGGILVTLTAVAIGASGILYYAKNNPEFRATLEGWVPGTDKTIQIIFQEETTYFEFIRSFFESLKQSIVTAIFGESSEKPVADKPAPPAKDTPKELIPESLVELETLCGQTASKVIQAYQKASCAIQDYNKDVIKVLETVDSAGSAVWNRLKEATEKRSNAIQEAEEHKTETSESLKKMLHLIDDPKLDAPSHMKTAARRNIKKILSDVDDAQKNYESELQSGSITEKYWKEVKAAREGLAEELQILFADVNINEKKLAVDEDSFDLFVLHMMNKVNNLQKELAKLRTVYEARLKTALRAGGDSASQAQLDALVCLELDKEKLILEEEFGKKLLEEQKKFNDEMRRQLKLQEQVHTDHLQESLSVKEEEAERILNRLLNEQSEADGLKYKSQLASIVGRLRGLEAALKARIEEERGASNAQILWSACQALARAVKATPAGTCADKAIRPLEPEIKAVTKAAPKEDPLVLAAIRGIPEEAAKRGVFPEDILRARFLKVEEVARRLAMVPAEGASLPIYILSYLQNFFMIKNIRNIPKWEMEDNPIDVSGLTTFDILRRARFWLDRGDFKMALRYMNLLKGAPRSVARDWMNETRILLETQQAVDTLLAYAGAIGLVFLGAGDAKVSAN
- the Mitofilin gene encoding inner membrane mitochondrial protein mitofilin isoform X1 — protein: MFRIGLKFPCNGLNRVSKIKKHGPSRLYLSTRCYETRTRVKCEPDWRFFKDVKLTSRVSGHRYSTDSSKSEKSRGGGGILVTLTAVAIGASGILYYAKNNPEFRATLEGWVPGTDKTIQIIFQEETTYFEFIRSFFESLKQSIVTAIFGESSEKPAPKPAFVPLVDKKEPPNNEPYTEIRLSKGDSVEVVADKPAPPAKDTPKELIPESLVELETLCGQTASKVIQAYQKASCAIQDYNKDVIKVLETVDSAGSAVWNRLKEATEKRSNAIQEAEEHKTETSESLKKMLHLIDDPKLDAPSHMKTAARRNIKKILSDVDDAQKNYESELQSGSITEKYWKEVKAAREGLAEELQILFADVNINEKKLAVDEDSFDLFVLHMMNKVNNLQKELAKLRTVYEARLKTALRAGGDSASQAQLDALVCLELDKEKLILEEEFGKKLLEEQKKFNDEMRRQLKLQEQVHTDHLQESLSVKEEEAERILNRLLNEQSEADGLKYKSQLASIVGRLRGLEAALKARIEEERGASNAQILWSACQALARAVKATPAGTCADKAIRPLEPEIKAVTKAAPKEDPLVLAAIRGIPEEAAKRGVFPEDILRARFLKVEEVARRLAMVPAEGASLPIYILSYLQNFFMIKNIRNIPKWEMEDNPIDVSGLTTFDILRRARFWLDRGDFKMALRYMNLLKGAPRSVARDWMNETRILLETQQAVDTLLAYAGAIGLVFLGAGDAKVSAN